A genomic stretch from Phycisphaerae bacterium includes:
- a CDS encoding collagen-like protein, with product MFTKRTLSMVLLSLCGAFVLMGQACPSDPGPTLPAGSPVPGPAGPAGLPGAPGSNASVTAGSGITVNNGEVALDVAFTDGLYWKLGGNTNIDAASDYFGTTDFRPLSLRTNAVERLRISESGDSVFSGLVDIQVNRTSAALETKQTGDAQAGVFTVDADPAVFTRAVIQAEIGNTMGEAMWLRTRLADHTTPVVKLHRHPTGTNNFIDGLTWDGINAAVRKFHVNGAGTFVAGSDFAEALPVAGDRKSFEPGDVVVFSAAAAGSVEKCRRPADTKLAGAYSTRPGVLGAEKHGETRIDPQDIPVAITGIVPTKVSCENGPIAPGDLLTTSTTPGHAMKAKSIRIGDAEVYPTGAILGKAIEGLDKGTGKIRVLITLK from the coding sequence ATGTTCACCAAACGTACATTGAGCATGGTTTTACTTTCCCTGTGCGGCGCTTTTGTTTTGATGGGCCAAGCCTGCCCGTCGGACCCGGGGCCTACGCTTCCCGCAGGCAGTCCGGTGCCCGGTCCAGCCGGTCCGGCCGGTCTTCCAGGAGCGCCCGGCAGCAATGCGAGCGTTACCGCCGGGAGCGGGATCACTGTGAACAACGGAGAGGTCGCGCTCGACGTGGCCTTCACGGATGGGCTGTATTGGAAGCTAGGGGGAAATACGAACATTGACGCGGCCAGCGACTACTTTGGCACTACGGATTTCAGGCCGCTATCCCTCAGGACAAATGCCGTCGAGCGCCTGCGAATCAGCGAATCGGGAGACAGCGTTTTCTCGGGCCTGGTGGATATTCAAGTCAACAGAACTTCCGCGGCCCTCGAGACCAAACAGACCGGGGATGCTCAAGCCGGCGTATTTACTGTCGACGCAGACCCCGCGGTGTTTACAAGGGCAGTGATCCAGGCGGAAATAGGCAATACCATGGGCGAGGCGATGTGGCTGCGGACGCGACTCGCCGACCATACCACGCCGGTCGTCAAGCTTCACCGGCATCCGACCGGCACAAACAACTTCATCGATGGCCTCACCTGGGACGGGATCAACGCCGCGGTCCGCAAGTTCCACGTCAATGGAGCTGGCACATTCGTAGCCGGCAGCGACTTCGCCGAAGCCCTGCCGGTCGCGGGAGATCGGAAGTCCTTCGAACCCGGTGACGTCGTCGTGTTCAGCGCCGCCGCCGCCGGCTCCGTCGAGAAATGCAGGCGTCCAGCCGACACGAAATTGGCCGGCGCATATTCCACGCGGCCCGGCGTCCTCGGCGCGGAGAAACACGGTGAAACGCGGATCGATCCGCAGGACATTCCCGTTGCGATCACGGGAATTGTTCCCACGAAGGTCAGTTGCGAAAACGGCCCCATCGCACCCGGCGATTTGTTGACGACCTCAACGACGCCCGGACACGCCATGAAGGCAAAGTCCATCCGAATCGGCGACGCCGAGGTGTACCCGACCGGCGCGATCCTCGGAAAAGCCATCGAAGGGCTCGATAAGGGGACGGGCAAGATTCGCGTTCTGATCACGCTCAAGTAG
- the groES gene encoding co-chaperone GroES, giving the protein MSVTKVKIRPLGDKVLVKRIEAEAVTAGGIVLPDSAKEKPKRGRIQAVGDGKLLDTGERAKLQVKKGDEVLFTSYAGTEVKVSGEELIIMDESDILAILD; this is encoded by the coding sequence ATGTCGGTGACGAAAGTAAAGATTCGCCCGCTGGGCGACAAGGTACTGGTCAAGCGGATCGAGGCGGAGGCGGTGACGGCGGGCGGGATCGTCCTTCCGGACAGCGCCAAGGAAAAGCCGAAGCGCGGCCGCATTCAGGCCGTCGGCGACGGCAAGCTGCTGGACACGGGCGAGCGCGCCAAGCTCCAGGTGAAGAAGGGCGACGAAGTGCTCTTTACCAGCTATGCCGGGACGGAAGTGAAGGTCAGCGGCGAAGAGCTGATCATCATGGACGAGTCGGACATCCTGGCGATTTTGGACTAA
- a CDS encoding 4a-hydroxytetrahydrobiopterin dehydratase has translation MADLASQKCVPCEGGVPPLSDEKVRELLGRLDGWGVEKNHHLLRTFTFPDFKKALSFVNKVGEVAEAEGHHPDIYLSWGMVRVETWTHAINGLTENDFILAAKIDKLPRG, from the coding sequence ATGGCGGATTTGGCAAGTCAGAAATGTGTGCCTTGCGAGGGCGGTGTTCCTCCGTTGAGTGACGAAAAAGTGCGCGAACTGCTTGGGCGGCTGGACGGATGGGGAGTGGAGAAAAATCACCATCTCCTGCGGACGTTTACGTTTCCGGATTTCAAGAAGGCCCTTTCCTTCGTGAACAAGGTCGGCGAAGTGGCAGAAGCGGAAGGCCATCATCCCGACATCTATCTGTCGTGGGGCATGGTCCGGGTGGAGACGTGGACGCACGCGATCAACGGGCTGACGGAGAATGATTTCATCCTGGCGGCGAAGATTGACAAGCTGCCCAGAGGCTGA
- a CDS encoding FIST N-terminal domain-containing protein yields the protein MYFKSAITTEADPTAAVSHLKKSLDGVHPDLLLIFVSHHYGPDYDELLTAIRDAINTRNLIGCTGESIIGPDREIERAPAIAVWAAKLPDVRVLPFVVDQNDVQSLDGAEAWRDHLGVKTDEAPGFIVLPDPFSIDAESCLEQMDDAFPGSKIVGGLASGANAPGQNRLFLGDQVLRQGLVGVSLSGPIAIHAVVSQGCRPIGEPFVVTKADQNVIFELRGKPVLEVLRQVYNAAPPADQELMQQGLHVGRVVDERLGKFGPGDFLIRNLMGVVNDEAVAINALVRPGQTIQFHVRDSKTADEEMKNLLTGKVTTMPRPPMGGLLFSCNGRGSRLFGAANHDIGLVNKIAGNCEVAGFFAAGEIGPVGDKTFIHGFTSSLILFHKA from the coding sequence ATGTATTTCAAATCCGCCATTACGACCGAAGCGGATCCGACCGCCGCGGTCAGCCACCTGAAAAAATCCCTGGACGGCGTCCATCCGGACCTGCTCTTGATCTTCGTCTCGCATCACTACGGTCCGGATTACGACGAACTCCTGACCGCGATCCGCGACGCCATCAATACCCGCAATCTCATCGGCTGCACCGGCGAGAGCATCATCGGTCCCGACCGCGAGATCGAACGCGCCCCGGCCATCGCGGTGTGGGCGGCGAAGCTGCCTGACGTCCGCGTCCTTCCCTTCGTGGTGGATCAGAACGACGTCCAGTCCCTCGACGGCGCCGAGGCCTGGCGCGATCACCTCGGCGTCAAGACCGACGAGGCACCCGGCTTCATCGTCCTGCCCGACCCGTTCTCCATCGATGCCGAATCCTGCCTCGAGCAGATGGACGACGCCTTCCCCGGCAGCAAGATCGTCGGCGGCCTGGCCAGCGGCGCGAACGCCCCTGGTCAGAACCGCCTCTTCCTCGGCGATCAAGTCCTGCGCCAGGGCTTGGTCGGCGTCTCGCTCTCCGGCCCCATCGCCATTCACGCGGTGGTGTCACAAGGCTGCCGTCCGATCGGCGAGCCTTTTGTTGTGACCAAGGCGGACCAAAACGTCATCTTTGAATTGCGCGGCAAGCCGGTTCTCGAAGTCCTCCGCCAGGTCTACAACGCCGCCCCGCCCGCCGATCAGGAACTGATGCAACAAGGGCTGCACGTCGGCCGCGTCGTCGATGAACGACTCGGCAAGTTCGGCCCCGGCGACTTCCTCATTCGAAATCTCATGGGCGTCGTCAACGATGAGGCCGTCGCCATCAACGCCCTCGTCCGCCCCGGTCAGACCATCCAGTTCCACGTCCGCGATTCCAAGACCGCCGACGAGGAGATGAAGAACTTGCTGACCGGAAAGGTGACGACGATGCCCCGTCCGCCGATGGGCGGCCTCTTGTTCTCCTGCAATGGCAGGGGATCACGCCTCTTCGGCGCGGCGAATCACGACATCGGGCTGGTCAACAAGATCGCGGGCAATTGCGAAGTGGCCGGCTTCTTTGCGGCGGGCGAGATCGGCCCCGTCGGCGACAAGACCTTCATCCACGGCTTTACCAGCAGCCTGATTCTTTTCCACAAGGCGTGA
- a CDS encoding aldehyde dehydrogenase family protein, translating into MSTREPLPPSLPYWLASESVAAPANLFVTDKFTGETCTRVAQADSAAIEKAITRAAAAVDACRKMPSHARAGVLHHVVRRLGERAEEFARVLAGEVGKPIRDARGEVERAIDTFRIAAEEATRITGEYLPLDISPRAEGCEAICKRVPIGVCAFITPFNFPLNLAAHKIAPAIAAGCPWLLKPASLTPISALMLGEILAETDWPRGAFSILPCKSEDAGPLTTDDRIKLLSFTGSPEVGWRLKSKAGKKRVVLELGGNAACIVDEGADLDYAVSRLIVGAFYQSGQSCISVQRIIAHRSVYDPLKTKLAAAAAKLKSGDPLEEETFLGPMITESDAQRVEQWVGDAVQRGARVLCGGRRNGGFYDATLVENVPDDLPLSCREVFGPVAILEPFDDFADACRRVNASRYGLQAGLFTRNIDAAFYAFNELDVGGVILNDVPAFRVDSMPYGGVKDSGLGREGVRYAIEEMTEPRLLVLSKVGRKPG; encoded by the coding sequence ATGTCCACCAGGGAACCGCTGCCCCCGAGTCTCCCTTATTGGCTGGCCAGCGAGTCGGTTGCCGCACCGGCGAATCTCTTCGTAACCGACAAGTTTACCGGCGAAACGTGTACGCGCGTCGCGCAGGCCGATTCCGCCGCCATCGAAAAGGCGATCACGCGTGCAGCGGCTGCCGTTGATGCATGCCGCAAGATGCCCAGCCACGCCCGCGCGGGCGTCCTTCATCATGTCGTGCGTCGGCTCGGCGAACGTGCCGAAGAATTCGCCAGGGTGCTGGCCGGCGAAGTCGGCAAGCCCATCCGCGACGCCCGGGGCGAAGTTGAACGGGCGATCGACACGTTTCGCATTGCTGCCGAAGAGGCCACGCGGATCACCGGCGAGTATCTGCCGCTGGACATTTCCCCGCGCGCCGAGGGTTGCGAGGCGATCTGTAAGCGCGTGCCTATCGGCGTCTGCGCTTTCATCACGCCGTTCAATTTCCCGCTCAATCTCGCCGCGCACAAGATCGCCCCGGCCATTGCCGCCGGCTGCCCCTGGCTGCTAAAGCCGGCATCGCTGACGCCCATCTCCGCCCTGATGCTCGGCGAAATCCTCGCTGAGACGGATTGGCCCCGCGGCGCGTTCAGCATTCTCCCCTGCAAGAGCGAAGACGCCGGACCCCTGACCACCGACGATCGGATCAAGCTCCTTTCCTTCACCGGCTCGCCCGAGGTCGGCTGGAGGCTGAAATCCAAAGCGGGCAAGAAGAGAGTCGTGCTCGAACTCGGCGGAAACGCCGCCTGCATCGTGGACGAGGGCGCGGACCTGGACTACGCCGTCAGCCGCCTCATCGTCGGGGCGTTCTACCAATCCGGCCAATCCTGCATCAGCGTGCAGCGGATCATCGCGCACCGTTCGGTTTACGACCCACTCAAGACCAAGCTCGCCGCGGCGGCGGCAAAGCTCAAGTCCGGCGATCCCCTCGAAGAGGAGACCTTCCTCGGCCCCATGATCACGGAATCCGACGCTCAACGGGTCGAGCAATGGGTCGGCGACGCCGTTCAGCGCGGCGCAAGAGTCCTTTGCGGCGGCCGACGAAACGGCGGGTTTTATGACGCCACGCTCGTCGAGAATGTGCCCGACGACCTGCCCCTCTCCTGCCGCGAAGTTTTCGGCCCGGTCGCCATCCTGGAGCCCTTTGACGACTTTGCTGACGCCTGCCGCCGCGTCAACGCCAGTCGTTACGGCCTGCAGGCCGGCCTCTTCACCAGAAATATCGATGCCGCCTTCTACGCCTTTAACGAGCTGGATGTCGGCGGCGTTATCCTCAACGACGTCCCGGCCTTCCGCGTGGACAGCATGCCCTACGGCGGTGTAAAGGACAGCGGCCTGGGCCGCGAAGGGGTCCGCTACGCCATTGAAGAAATGACCGAACCCCGCCTCCTTGTCCTCAGTAAGGTGGGCAGGAAGCCGGGCTAA
- the groL gene encoding chaperonin GroEL (60 kDa chaperone family; promotes refolding of misfolded polypeptides especially under stressful conditions; forms two stacked rings of heptamers to form a barrel-shaped 14mer; ends can be capped by GroES; misfolded proteins enter the barrel where they are refolded when GroES binds), whose amino-acid sequence MAAKKIAFEMEAREAIRSGVNQLARAVKVTLGPCGRNVVLEKSFGSPTVTKDGVTVAKEIELDDPYENMGAQMVKEVASKTSSDTGDGTTTATVYVESIFNEGLKNVAAGANVMELKRGVDIAVEAIVEEYKRISRPVKESKQIAQVGTCAANHDAEIGKKIAEAMDKVGKDGVITVEEGQGLETTVELVEGMQFDKGYLSPHFITNPESMEVRLEKPYILIHEKKISSIKDLIPVLEKVAKAGRSLLIIAEDAEGEALATLVVNKLRGTLQCCAVKAPGFGDRRKEMLEDIAVMTGGKAIFEDLGITLEALELKDLGSAKRVVVDKDNCTIIEGAGSTNDVKGRIAQIRTAIDKTTSDYDKEKLDERLAKLAGGVAQIRVGAATEVEMKEKKARVEDAMHACRAAVEEGILPGGGVAPLRALAAVLEKEEKKLKGDQKTGVDIVRRALWAPIKCIAENAGLDGSIVAQKVFESKQANFGYNALTCEYGDMIDMGVIVPTKVERIALQNAASVATLLLTTDCVVSEIKEEKPKGGPRGGMGM is encoded by the coding sequence ATGGCAGCAAAGAAAATTGCATTTGAGATGGAAGCCCGCGAGGCGATTCGCAGCGGCGTCAACCAACTCGCCCGCGCGGTAAAGGTCACCCTCGGCCCCTGCGGCCGAAACGTCGTGTTGGAAAAGTCCTTCGGCTCGCCGACCGTCACCAAGGACGGCGTCACGGTCGCCAAGGAGATCGAACTCGACGATCCGTACGAGAACATGGGCGCCCAGATGGTCAAGGAAGTCGCCAGCAAGACCTCCAGCGACACGGGCGACGGCACCACGACCGCGACGGTCTATGTCGAGTCCATCTTCAACGAGGGACTCAAGAACGTCGCCGCCGGTGCGAACGTGATGGAACTCAAGCGCGGCGTCGATATCGCCGTGGAAGCCATCGTCGAGGAATACAAGCGGATCAGCCGCCCGGTCAAAGAATCCAAGCAGATCGCCCAGGTCGGCACCTGCGCCGCCAACCACGACGCCGAGATCGGCAAGAAGATCGCCGAGGCGATGGACAAGGTCGGCAAGGACGGCGTAATCACTGTCGAAGAGGGCCAGGGACTTGAGACCACCGTCGAACTCGTCGAAGGCATGCAGTTCGACAAGGGCTACCTCTCCCCGCACTTCATCACCAACCCGGAGAGCATGGAAGTCCGGCTGGAGAAGCCGTACATCCTGATCCACGAGAAGAAAATCTCGTCCATCAAGGACCTGATCCCCGTCCTGGAGAAGGTCGCGAAGGCCGGCCGCTCGCTCTTGATCATCGCCGAGGACGCCGAGGGCGAGGCCCTGGCGACGCTCGTCGTGAACAAGCTTCGCGGCACGCTCCAGTGCTGCGCCGTCAAGGCCCCCGGCTTCGGCGATCGCCGCAAGGAGATGCTCGAGGACATCGCCGTCATGACCGGCGGCAAGGCGATCTTTGAGGACCTGGGCATCACGCTCGAAGCCCTGGAACTCAAGGACCTCGGCTCGGCCAAGCGCGTCGTCGTCGATAAGGACAATTGCACCATCATCGAGGGCGCCGGCAGCACGAACGACGTGAAAGGCCGCATCGCCCAGATTCGGACCGCGATCGACAAGACGACCAGCGACTACGACAAGGAGAAGCTCGACGAGCGGCTCGCCAAGCTGGCCGGCGGCGTGGCGCAGATTCGCGTCGGCGCGGCCACGGAAGTCGAGATGAAGGAGAAAAAGGCCCGCGTCGAAGACGCCATGCACGCCTGCCGCGCGGCCGTCGAAGAAGGCATCCTCCCCGGCGGCGGCGTCGCTCCCCTGCGAGCGCTCGCGGCCGTCCTGGAGAAGGAAGAGAAGAAGCTCAAGGGCGATCAGAAGACCGGCGTCGACATCGTCCGCCGCGCCCTCTGGGCCCCCATCAAGTGCATCGCCGAGAACGCCGGTCTCGACGGCTCAATCGTCGCCCAGAAGGTTTTTGAGTCCAAGCAGGCCAACTTCGGCTACAACGCCCTGACCTGCGAGTACGGCGACATGATCGACATGGGCGTGATCGTCCCGACGAAAGTCGAGCGTATCGCGCTGCAGAACGCCGCGAGCGTGGCGACACTCCTGCTCACGACGGACTGCGTCGTCAGCGAGATCAAGGAAGAGAAGCCCAAGGGCGGCCCGCGCGGTGGTATGGGAATGTAA
- a CDS encoding acyl carrier protein: MMPSADDRFRSVVCAVLGVRPEEVGERLSPDTVDTWDSLNQINLIGALEQEFSVHLTAENLADYQSVAGLKRLLGQHGVNIE, translated from the coding sequence ATGATGCCTTCCGCTGATGACCGATTTCGATCCGTGGTCTGCGCCGTGCTGGGAGTCCGCCCCGAGGAGGTTGGCGAGAGGCTTTCGCCCGATACGGTCGACACGTGGGACTCGCTGAACCAAATCAATCTGATCGGGGCGCTGGAGCAGGAGTTCAGCGTCCATCTGACCGCGGAGAATCTGGCGGACTATCAATCCGTCGCGGGGTTGAAGCGGCTGCTTGGGCAACATGGGGTCAACATCGAATAG
- a CDS encoding HNH endonuclease signature motif containing protein, with translation MNRERRPPPPGYARIAKANREFIEAINAEVVDAKYIEFEYAAHTCWACGYYSKDFKPQRAHVLADRRGGANSPENYVLLCEVCHKEQPDAVSKEVLEQWLISHESVDKKTLREVLPVFEAVKAIARNRNAEGSIEAFAERLNAKADEGTLIEEFMKRVAYESSNPSPRTHRSNFAWGVAQAFVDWLDGRKGTKVKTQEYLFTVDDDLKR, from the coding sequence ATGAACCGAGAACGGCGACCACCACCTCCGGGATATGCACGAATAGCCAAGGCGAATAGGGAATTCATTGAGGCGATCAACGCGGAGGTCGTGGACGCGAAGTACATCGAATTTGAGTACGCCGCTCATACCTGTTGGGCCTGTGGTTATTATTCAAAGGACTTCAAACCCCAGCGAGCTCATGTTCTTGCAGATCGCCGAGGAGGAGCAAATAGCCCCGAGAATTATGTCCTGCTGTGCGAAGTGTGCCACAAAGAACAACCTGACGCTGTATCCAAGGAAGTCTTGGAGCAATGGCTGATAAGTCACGAATCCGTGGATAAAAAAACTTTACGAGAGGTTCTGCCGGTATTCGAGGCGGTAAAAGCAATTGCGAGGAATCGCAACGCAGAGGGCAGCATCGAGGCGTTCGCTGAGCGGCTTAATGCCAAGGCCGACGAGGGAACTCTCATAGAAGAATTCATGAAAAGGGTCGCGTACGAGTCATCGAATCCCTCGCCACGCACGCATAGATCAAATTTCGCATGGGGCGTCGCCCAAGCCTTCGTCGATTGGCTTGACGGAAGAAAAGGCACGAAGGTCAAAACGCAGGAGTATCTATTTACCGTTGACGATGATCTCAAACGATGA
- a CDS encoding class I SAM-dependent methyltransferase has translation MATKSAVKDYWEAKVCGATYGRASPDGAVDLDRMAETRYRLEPYIPPFADFPSARGKRVLELGIGGGVDFSGWVSNGADATGVDLTEAGIRMARTYLAQKQFDPRTYRLLVGDAENLAIKDESFDIVYSFGVLHHSPDTARTFREVYRVLRPGGIFRGMIYHLYSPVMFMMWLRYGLLAGRPFKSVRQAVFENLESPGTKVYTRKEAGDLLTASGFTVEKVIAKISFGDLLLIKPGKKYQSVPYRIWWRLYPRWAIRLIEKTFPGKCGGALFFTAHKAVSEKRDSVTALRETR, from the coding sequence GTGGCCACCAAGAGCGCGGTTAAGGATTACTGGGAAGCCAAGGTCTGTGGGGCGACGTATGGCCGCGCGAGCCCGGATGGCGCCGTCGACCTGGATCGAATGGCCGAGACTCGGTATCGGCTGGAACCCTATATTCCGCCTTTTGCCGATTTTCCATCGGCCCGCGGCAAGCGCGTGCTGGAACTCGGGATCGGCGGAGGGGTCGATTTCTCAGGCTGGGTCTCGAACGGGGCGGATGCGACCGGCGTGGACTTGACGGAGGCGGGCATCCGAATGGCCCGCACCTATCTTGCCCAAAAGCAGTTCGACCCGCGAACTTATCGCCTGTTGGTCGGCGACGCCGAGAACCTCGCGATCAAGGACGAATCCTTTGACATCGTTTACTCCTTCGGGGTTCTGCACCATTCGCCGGATACGGCGCGGACCTTTCGGGAGGTCTATCGCGTGCTAAGGCCGGGAGGCATCTTCCGCGGGATGATCTACCACCTGTACTCACCGGTCATGTTTATGATGTGGCTGCGCTACGGTCTCCTGGCCGGCCGGCCGTTCAAATCCGTTCGTCAGGCCGTCTTCGAGAACCTGGAGAGCCCGGGGACGAAGGTCTATACGCGCAAAGAGGCCGGAGACCTGTTGACGGCCTCAGGTTTCACCGTCGAGAAAGTGATCGCGAAGATCAGTTTCGGGGATTTGTTGCTGATCAAGCCCGGAAAGAAGTATCAATCGGTGCCCTACCGGATTTGGTGGCGGCTCTATCCGCGCTGGGCGATACGCCTTATCGAAAAGACGTTTCCCGGGAAGTGCGGGGGCGCGCTGTTCTTCACGGCCCACAAGGCAGTGAGCGAGAAGCGAGATTCGGTTACCGCGCTTCGTGAAACAAGGTGA
- a CDS encoding response regulator — MVIDIENRWNVLIAHGSQNPWATDLAGFLADRPVDLHWPRSETEAICVVSERPVHLAVVDDRMPSIGGLALLRRIRRLGLAMPALLVSPRPDPRILREALELDVFSVVDEGTAQASLLPQVLKVFQRFYHVDWPPVAGTENRN, encoded by the coding sequence ATGGTCATCGATATCGAAAATCGTTGGAATGTCCTCATCGCCCATGGGTCTCAGAATCCGTGGGCGACCGACCTGGCCGGGTTCCTGGCGGATCGGCCCGTGGACCTGCATTGGCCCCGTTCCGAGACGGAGGCGATCTGCGTGGTATCGGAGCGTCCGGTGCACCTGGCGGTCGTCGATGACCGGATGCCGAGCATCGGCGGGTTGGCGCTCTTGCGGCGGATTCGACGGCTGGGCTTGGCGATGCCCGCCTTGCTGGTCTCTCCGCGACCGGACCCACGGATTCTGCGCGAGGCCCTGGAGTTGGATGTATTCAGCGTGGTGGACGAGGGGACGGCGCAGGCCTCCCTGCTCCCGCAGGTGCTGAAGGTGTTTCAGCGTTTCTATCATGTGGATTGGCCCCCCGTGGCGGGGACCGAAAACCGGAATTAA
- a CDS encoding DUF559 domain-containing protein yields MLHREQPKSSERTKKFSRELRARMTVPERMLWHCLRNRRLGGLKFRRQQPIGPYIADFFCESASLVVELDGHSHANRGKQDAERDHFMQARGVDILRIPNTDLLKDRAAVECLILSLIESCNRPLQKPKPRGDRN; encoded by the coding sequence GTGCTTCATCGCGAGCAACCCAAGTCTTCTGAACGAACCAAGAAGTTTTCGCGAGAGCTTCGCGCCAGGATGACCGTCCCCGAGCGAATGCTCTGGCACTGCCTCCGCAACCGCCGCCTCGGCGGCCTCAAGTTCCGACGGCAGCAACCGATCGGCCCCTACATCGCTGATTTCTTCTGCGAATCCGCCTCCCTCGTCGTGGAACTGGACGGTCACTCCCACGCCAATCGCGGCAAGCAGGATGCCGAGCGTGACCATTTCATGCAGGCTCGCGGCGTGGACATCCTGCGAATCCCCAATACCGATTTGTTGAAGGATCGGGCAGCAGTAGAATGCCTGATCCTCTCCCTAATCGAATCGTGCAATCGCCCATTGCAGAAACCAAAGCCCCGGGGAGACAGAAATTAG
- a CDS encoding DUF2723 domain-containing protein: MANSDRIVSHATDPLTLSSIRYSPFAIRHSPAIPVTLAFLLLYALTCAPGVLWQDSGMFQFRVWHGDVAGIQGLPLAHPLYILLARAFCWLPLGPFAFRVNLFSGVCAAVALGILADLLYSLTRSKWSAVCGAVLLGVSHTFWMHAVIAEVYSLYALALLGELWLVERFCLTRRRVWLFAALFLNGLNLSNHLLAILHWPAYVGIIIWAVRARALTLRWLPLLPLIVLFGGLQYLALVAAKILAGRPIGSTLTEALVGPPERAEVVLTHSFSLAEQLVKAVQYFTLNFPTPLVILAPIGFWAACRHAALRRMALFAGGIFLVGFVFAFRYRVPDQFVFYFPCYVTFALFAALAIPSVARSRSLQVMCLIFALLPAGVYEIAPKLARDRGLALGQNRHLPYRDPYSFFLRPRKNGDGGAERFAREALATAAPKGLLIGDATILNAIIYVRDVLGVCHGVAVGATADVRPAAPVVRRLRPETIGPFVWQGTAFSCTDAPAYLPPWFGQVYDLSPVGVVYRIVEKGAVRR; encoded by the coding sequence ATGGCGAATAGCGATAGGATCGTTTCACACGCCACTGACCCTTTGACCCTCTCTTCAATTCGCTATTCGCCATTTGCCATTCGTCATTCTCCGGCCATTCCTGTCACGCTTGCTTTCCTCTTGCTCTACGCCCTGACCTGCGCGCCGGGCGTATTGTGGCAGGACAGCGGGATGTTTCAGTTTCGTGTGTGGCACGGCGATGTCGCGGGGATACAGGGGCTGCCGCTGGCGCACCCGTTGTACATCCTCCTGGCCAGGGCTTTTTGCTGGCTGCCGCTCGGGCCGTTTGCGTTCCGCGTGAACCTGTTTTCCGGCGTCTGCGCGGCAGTGGCTCTGGGAATCCTGGCGGACCTGCTTTACTCGCTGACGCGATCGAAGTGGTCGGCCGTCTGCGGGGCGGTCCTCCTGGGAGTCAGCCATACCTTTTGGATGCACGCCGTGATCGCGGAGGTCTACAGCCTCTACGCCCTGGCGCTGCTCGGCGAATTGTGGCTCGTCGAACGGTTCTGCTTGACGCGCCGGCGCGTGTGGTTGTTCGCCGCGCTTTTTCTCAACGGGCTGAATCTCTCCAATCATCTCCTGGCGATCCTGCATTGGCCGGCCTATGTGGGAATCATCATCTGGGCGGTGCGCGCCAGGGCCCTGACCCTTCGGTGGCTGCCCCTGCTCCCCTTGATCGTGCTCTTTGGCGGGTTGCAGTATCTGGCGCTTGTCGCCGCCAAGATCCTCGCCGGCCGACCGATCGGCAGCACGCTGACCGAGGCATTGGTCGGCCCACCGGAGCGCGCGGAGGTCGTCCTCACTCATTCATTCTCGCTGGCGGAGCAGTTGGTGAAGGCGGTTCAATATTTCACGCTGAATTTTCCGACGCCTCTGGTGATCCTGGCGCCGATTGGATTCTGGGCCGCCTGCCGCCATGCTGCGCTACGGAGGATGGCCCTCTTCGCAGGCGGTATCTTTCTCGTCGGTTTTGTTTTCGCATTCCGGTATCGAGTGCCCGACCAGTTCGTTTTTTATTTTCCGTGCTACGTGACATTCGCCCTCTTCGCGGCCCTGGCAATTCCGAGCGTCGCGCGGTCGCGGTCCTTGCAGGTGATGTGCCTCATCTTCGCGCTACTGCCGGCCGGCGTGTACGAAATTGCCCCGAAACTGGCGCGGGATCGCGGCCTGGCCTTGGGACAGAACCGACACCTTCCCTACCGGGACCCCTATTCCTTCTTTCTTCGACCGCGCAAGAATGGCGACGGCGGAGCGGAGCGCTTCGCGCGCGAGGCACTCGCGACAGCCGCTCCCAAAGGCCTGCTCATCGGTGACGCGACAATTCTCAACGCCATCATCTATGTGCGGGATGTACTGGGTGTCTGTCACGGCGTGGCGGTGGGCGCCACGGCCGACGTGCGGCCCGCGGCTCCCGTCGTTCGGAGGTTGCGACCGGAGACGATCGGCCCATTTGTCTGGCAGGGGACCGCGTTTTCCTGTACGGACGCGCCGGCCTACCTACCACCCTGGTTCGGGCAGGTCTATGATCTGTCGCCAGTCGGTGTCGTGTATCGAATCGTGGAAAAGGGAGCGGTGAGGAGGTAG